From a region of the Qipengyuania spongiae genome:
- a CDS encoding CaiB/BaiF CoA transferase family protein: MSGAENTAPLALAGVKVLDLSRVLAGPWSTQILADLGADVLKIEAPGRGDDTRAWGPPFLTKADGEEEAESSAYYLAANRNKRSLAVDLRTEEGAALIRDLACEADILVENFKVGGLAKYGLDYASLSKLNPRLVYCSITGFGQTGPYADRGGYDFVAQGMGGFMSITGEAGGQPLRAGVAMADLSTGMYATISTLAALRHAERTGEGQHIDVSLLDTQIATLANQAMNWLVGGIVPGRLGNRHPTVVPYKTFEVADGIMVIAVGNDAQFRLLCEELGVPELADDERFATARARQVNRDAIEEIVQNAVRNFARDELLARLVDRGVPAGPVNDIDEVFADPFVEARGTVHTFERADGTRIPSVAFPPKLGATPARFERPPPRVGEHTRDALADWLDLSDERLDALESTRAITQRRP; encoded by the coding sequence GTGAGCGGCGCCGAGAACACAGCCCCGCTCGCTCTGGCGGGCGTGAAGGTCCTCGACCTGTCGCGCGTTCTGGCGGGGCCGTGGTCGACGCAGATCCTCGCCGACCTCGGCGCCGACGTGCTCAAGATTGAGGCGCCCGGCCGGGGCGACGACACCCGCGCCTGGGGCCCGCCTTTCCTGACCAAAGCCGATGGCGAGGAGGAGGCGGAATCGAGCGCCTATTACCTCGCCGCCAACCGCAACAAACGCTCGCTGGCGGTCGATCTGCGCACGGAGGAAGGCGCGGCCCTGATCCGCGATCTCGCCTGCGAGGCGGATATCCTGGTCGAGAATTTCAAGGTCGGCGGCCTTGCGAAATACGGGCTCGATTATGCGAGCCTGTCGAAGCTCAATCCGCGTCTCGTCTACTGCTCGATCACCGGCTTTGGGCAGACCGGCCCCTATGCGGATCGCGGCGGCTACGATTTCGTGGCGCAGGGCATGGGCGGCTTCATGTCGATCACCGGAGAGGCCGGGGGCCAGCCCCTGCGTGCCGGGGTCGCCATGGCGGACCTGTCGACCGGGATGTACGCCACCATTTCGACGCTCGCCGCGCTGCGCCATGCGGAGCGGACGGGCGAAGGGCAGCATATCGACGTGTCGCTGCTCGATACCCAGATCGCCACGCTCGCAAACCAAGCGATGAACTGGCTGGTCGGCGGCATCGTGCCCGGACGGCTCGGCAACCGGCACCCCACCGTGGTCCCCTACAAGACCTTCGAGGTGGCGGACGGCATCATGGTGATCGCGGTCGGCAACGATGCGCAGTTCCGTCTGCTCTGCGAAGAGCTCGGCGTGCCGGAACTGGCCGATGACGAACGCTTCGCCACCGCGCGCGCCCGGCAGGTTAATCGCGATGCGATCGAAGAAATCGTGCAGAACGCGGTTCGCAACTTCGCACGCGACGAGCTGCTCGCGCGGCTGGTGGATCGGGGCGTTCCGGCGGGGCCGGTCAACGATATCGACGAGGTCTTCGCCGATCCCTTCGTCGAGGCGCGCGGCACGGTCCACACCTTCGAGCGCGCCGATGGCACCCGCATCCCGTCGGTCGCCTTCCCGCCGAAGCTCGGCGCGACCCCGGCGCGTTTCGAGCGCCCCCCGCCCCGCGTCGGGGAACACACCCGCGATGCGCTGGCCGACTGGCTGGACCTGTCGGACGAACGGCTGGACGCGCTCGAAAGCACCCGAGCAATCACGCAGCGGCGCCCCTGA
- the proB gene encoding glutamate 5-kinase yields the protein MASQKRLVVKIGSGLLANADRLTPRFGFMQRLMDDIARLRDDGYDVIIASSGAVALGLRTVGARPETAGLSDKQAAAACGMPQLLNAYKQIGHEFGLEIAQVLLTLGDFEDHRRYLNTRNTVNRLLKSRIVPIVNENDTITTEEIRVGDNDRLAAKIAQMVEADEFIILTQVDGLYDRDPSEEGAQLVEEVHDVNEYIAAASGKSTLGTGGMLTKLQAANMAQNAGCTTYIAHGEAEHPLTSVLDGSRRCTQLVAQSEPGSQWKAWIANRLQMAGSLVITAEAAARLGQGEPIHRSDVVRMDGDFTRGDVLHIFDEDNLERARGLSDFTSEETRSMIANPDLPADQLLGYQTQAEIVRPKNLVVLENHHLTWKPYETAV from the coding sequence ATGGCTTCGCAGAAACGACTCGTCGTGAAGATCGGCTCGGGCCTTCTCGCCAATGCGGACAGGTTGACCCCGCGTTTCGGCTTCATGCAGCGCCTGATGGACGATATCGCTCGGCTGCGGGACGATGGATACGACGTCATCATCGCCTCGTCCGGTGCCGTCGCGCTCGGTCTTCGGACCGTCGGCGCGCGCCCGGAAACCGCTGGCCTCAGCGACAAGCAGGCGGCCGCCGCCTGCGGGATGCCGCAGCTCCTCAACGCATACAAGCAGATCGGCCACGAATTCGGGCTGGAGATCGCGCAGGTCCTGCTGACGCTCGGCGATTTCGAGGATCACCGCCGCTATCTCAACACGCGCAACACCGTGAACCGGCTGCTCAAGTCGCGGATCGTGCCCATCGTCAACGAGAACGACACGATCACGACCGAGGAAATCCGCGTGGGCGACAACGATCGCCTGGCGGCCAAGATCGCCCAGATGGTCGAGGCGGACGAGTTCATCATCCTGACGCAGGTCGATGGCCTGTACGACCGCGATCCTTCCGAGGAAGGCGCCCAGCTGGTCGAGGAAGTGCACGACGTGAACGAGTACATCGCCGCCGCTTCGGGCAAGAGCACGCTTGGTACCGGCGGTATGCTGACCAAGCTACAGGCCGCCAACATGGCGCAGAATGCCGGTTGCACCACCTATATCGCGCATGGCGAGGCGGAGCATCCGCTGACCTCGGTGCTCGACGGTTCGCGCCGCTGTACGCAGCTGGTCGCGCAGTCCGAACCGGGTTCGCAGTGGAAGGCGTGGATCGCCAACCGTCTCCAGATGGCGGGCAGTCTGGTGATTACCGCCGAGGCCGCGGCGCGGTTGGGGCAGGGCGAGCCGATCCACCGTAGCGATGTCGTGCGGATGGATGGCGATTTCACGCGAGGCGACGTGCTGCACATCTTCGACGAGGACAATTTGGAGCGCGCACGCGGCTTGTCCGACTTCACCTCGGAGGAAACCCGCTCGATGATCGCCAATCCCGATCTGCCGGCGGATCAGCTCCTGGGCTACCAGACGCAGGCCGAGATCGTGCGGCCCAAGAACCTGGTGGTGCTGGAAAACCATCACCTGACCTGGAAACCGTACGAAACCGCCGTATGA
- the proC gene encoding pyrroline-5-carboxylate reductase has protein sequence MNILMIGCGKMGGALLKSWIKSGDDYTIVDPGLESAPDGAKLVKSKADLADSRFDVIVVAIKPQMIDDILPAYSDMLIEDGYLLSIAAGCSIARLKKAFDDQPVVRVMPNLPAAIGQGVSGICPGPDAGDAHVTHARALMEHAGSVVVLDDEDALDRFTAIAGSGPGYVFELARTYVAAAMELGFEEAEAREMVLGTLAGTVAMAKQGDEPLEELRDSVTSKNGTTAAGLDALNGGGDLDRLLQAATRAAYDRAVEMR, from the coding sequence TTGAATATTCTGATGATCGGCTGCGGAAAGATGGGCGGCGCTTTACTCAAAAGCTGGATCAAGAGCGGCGACGATTACACGATCGTCGATCCTGGACTGGAAAGCGCGCCGGACGGTGCCAAGCTGGTGAAAAGCAAGGCGGATCTCGCCGACAGCCGGTTCGATGTGATCGTCGTCGCCATCAAGCCGCAAATGATCGACGACATCCTGCCCGCTTATTCGGACATGCTAATCGAAGACGGTTACCTGCTGTCCATAGCCGCCGGTTGCTCCATCGCGCGCCTGAAAAAAGCTTTTGACGATCAGCCGGTCGTGCGGGTCATGCCGAACTTGCCTGCAGCGATCGGGCAAGGCGTCAGCGGTATCTGCCCCGGCCCCGATGCGGGCGACGCCCATGTCACCCACGCCCGGGCGCTGATGGAACACGCAGGGTCCGTGGTCGTACTTGACGATGAGGACGCGCTGGACCGCTTCACCGCGATCGCGGGGTCGGGGCCCGGCTATGTCTTCGAACTCGCCCGAACCTATGTCGCGGCGGCCATGGAACTCGGCTTCGAGGAGGCCGAAGCGCGCGAAATGGTGCTGGGCACGCTCGCCGGTACGGTCGCGATGGCCAAGCAAGGCGACGAGCCGCTCGAGGAGCTTCGCGATTCGGTGACCAGCAAGAATGGAACGACCGCTGCGGGGCTCGATGCGCTGAACGGCGGCGGCGACCTTGACCGGTTGCTCCAGGCGGCAACTCGCGCCGCCTACGACCGTGCGGTGGAGATGCGTTGA
- a CDS encoding glutamate-5-semialdehyde dehydrogenase, whose translation MTDQKLDPQIHIVQLGERARAASRVLLGASTEQKNTALREAAKALRQATPKLVEANGRDVDSVRGKKPDSFIDRLMLDEDRIEGMASALEQIAELPDPVGRKLATFERPNGLTIERVAVPIGVIGMIYESRPNVGADASALCLKSGNAVILRGGSESRHSTREIVACMQAGLRAADLPEDAVQTVQTTDREAVAALLRAVDHVDLVIPRGGRGLVELVRDQAKVPTLLHLDGNCHSYIHKDADLEKSVAIVRNAKLRRTGVCGATESVVVDSALAEQAIPMLLDAMPDCEFRGDDRAVSADARVKSASDEDFDTEFLDAIASIKVVDGLDEGIAFVAEHSSGHTDAILTEDKDAARRFMTTIDSAVVMHNASTQFSDGGEFGMGAEIGIATGKMHARGPVGLEQLTSFKYLVMGDGQTRP comes from the coding sequence ATGACCGACCAGAAACTCGATCCGCAGATCCACATCGTCCAGCTCGGCGAGCGTGCCCGCGCCGCCTCGCGCGTGCTTCTCGGCGCCAGCACCGAACAGAAGAACACCGCACTGCGTGAAGCCGCCAAGGCCCTGCGCCAAGCGACGCCGAAGCTGGTCGAGGCGAACGGCCGCGACGTCGACAGCGTCCGGGGCAAGAAGCCCGATTCCTTCATCGACCGCCTCATGCTTGACGAGGACCGTATCGAGGGAATGGCAAGCGCGCTGGAACAGATCGCCGAACTGCCCGACCCGGTGGGCCGCAAGCTCGCCACCTTCGAGCGTCCGAACGGCCTGACGATCGAACGGGTGGCCGTTCCGATCGGGGTGATCGGGATGATCTACGAATCGCGCCCCAATGTCGGCGCCGATGCCAGCGCGCTCTGTCTCAAGTCCGGCAATGCCGTGATCCTGCGCGGCGGTTCGGAGAGCCGCCATTCGACGCGCGAGATCGTCGCCTGCATGCAGGCCGGCCTGCGCGCCGCCGATCTGCCCGAGGATGCCGTCCAGACCGTCCAGACCACCGATCGCGAGGCGGTCGCGGCGCTGCTGCGCGCGGTCGACCACGTCGACCTGGTGATCCCGCGCGGTGGACGCGGTCTCGTCGAATTGGTGCGCGATCAGGCGAAGGTGCCCACCCTCCTCCACCTCGACGGCAACTGCCACAGCTACATCCACAAGGACGCCGATCTGGAGAAATCGGTCGCCATCGTCCGCAACGCCAAGTTGCGCCGCACCGGTGTGTGCGGTGCGACGGAGAGCGTGGTCGTCGACAGCGCGCTTGCCGAACAGGCGATCCCGATGCTGCTCGACGCGATGCCGGATTGCGAATTCCGCGGCGATGATCGCGCGGTCTCGGCCGACGCCCGCGTAAAATCCGCCAGCGACGAGGATTTCGACACCGAGTTCCTCGACGCGATCGCCTCGATCAAGGTCGTCGACGGGCTCGATGAGGGGATCGCTTTCGTCGCCGAACATTCCTCGGGCCATACCGACGCAATCCTCACCGAAGACAAGGACGCAGCGCGCCGCTTCATGACCACGATCGACAGCGCCGTGGTGATGCACAACGCCTCGACCCAGTTCTCCGACGGCGGCGAGTTCGGCATGGGTGCGGAAATCGGCATCGCCACCGGCAAGATGCACGCCCGCGGCCCCGTCGGCCTCGAACAGCTGACGAGCTTTAAATATCTCGTGATGGGAGACGGCCAGACGCGGCCGTGA
- a CDS encoding SDR family oxidoreductase, with the protein MKILIAGSTGKTGLRLTRQLDNAGHQPIAMHRSSSDTSKLPDGVAKREADLTQLPDDVCDGAEAVVFAAGSGGDTSAEMTDKVDRDGAKKLVDLAAKSGVGHFVMLSSVGADDPDPESDLAHYLQAKHEADEHLKASGLSYTIVRPVSLTDDDGSRNMRLGDEVNPQGKAARGDVAAILARAATDAALAGKVFLMESLD; encoded by the coding sequence ATGAAAATTTTGATCGCAGGCTCCACCGGAAAGACCGGCCTCCGCCTCACCCGACAACTCGATAATGCGGGCCATCAGCCGATCGCCATGCACCGCTCCTCGTCCGACACATCGAAACTGCCCGACGGGGTAGCCAAACGCGAAGCCGATCTGACGCAGCTGCCGGACGATGTGTGCGATGGCGCGGAGGCGGTCGTTTTCGCTGCCGGTTCGGGTGGCGATACGAGCGCGGAAATGACCGACAAGGTCGATCGCGACGGCGCGAAGAAACTGGTCGATCTCGCTGCGAAGAGCGGTGTCGGCCACTTCGTGATGCTGAGTTCGGTCGGCGCGGATGATCCCGATCCCGAATCCGATCTCGCCCACTATCTCCAGGCCAAGCACGAGGCGGACGAGCATCTCAAGGCGTCGGGGCTGTCATACACCATCGTACGCCCGGTCTCGCTGACCGACGACGATGGCTCGCGCAACATGCGGCTCGGCGACGAAGTGAATCCGCAAGGCAAGGCCGCTCGCGGCGATGTCGCCGCCATCCTGGCGCGCGCGGCAACCGATGCGGCGCTTGCTGGCAAGGTCTTCCTGATGGAAAGTCTGGACTGA
- a CDS encoding FAD-dependent monooxygenase — MASAMSLKKAGWEPVIVERAPERRTGGYFIGLQDAGKHAAERLGVLPGIHIRTPEASPNWHMTKDGRRVRVAGFADQPTRPATLLRGDIEEGLWNGVDGQVEIRFGTSPVAIVERADGVDVTLDTKDGSSTIERFDLVIGADGLRFTVRKLVFGPQEKFMHSLDAVICAYQLEEQMETFRQRDGVILNQDKRSLWVFPLQDHTPTAFFAYRTKDVDAQFERPAVETLRDVFADMEPHSIVEEALEDLSNAPDYLFDSVHTVEMDRWHKGRVVLVGDSAWCLTLFSGMGATAGLMGGQQLGEALAAQNGNVPAALKSWEGACAPTLKNSARPCGSNRRCSCHRTGFSSSCADWSCASAGVISRSFQQCISRR; from the coding sequence ATGGCCAGCGCCATGTCGCTTAAGAAGGCCGGGTGGGAACCCGTCATCGTCGAACGCGCGCCTGAGCGGCGGACAGGCGGCTATTTCATCGGCCTTCAGGATGCGGGCAAACATGCGGCGGAAAGGCTGGGCGTGCTGCCCGGCATCCATATCCGCACGCCCGAAGCCTCGCCGAATTGGCACATGACGAAAGACGGCAGACGTGTGCGCGTAGCCGGGTTCGCCGACCAGCCGACCCGGCCTGCCACGCTGCTGCGCGGTGATATCGAAGAAGGGTTGTGGAACGGCGTCGACGGGCAGGTCGAAATCCGGTTCGGCACAAGCCCCGTGGCCATTGTTGAGCGCGCGGACGGCGTCGATGTGACGCTGGATACGAAAGACGGCAGTTCAACGATCGAGCGCTTCGACCTGGTGATCGGTGCCGATGGCCTGCGCTTCACCGTGCGCAAGCTGGTGTTCGGCCCGCAAGAGAAGTTCATGCATTCGCTGGATGCGGTGATCTGCGCTTATCAGCTAGAAGAACAGATGGAGACATTCCGCCAGCGCGACGGAGTAATCCTCAATCAGGATAAACGCTCGCTCTGGGTCTTCCCGCTGCAGGATCATACGCCGACGGCGTTCTTTGCCTATCGCACCAAGGATGTAGATGCGCAGTTCGAACGGCCTGCGGTGGAAACGCTGCGCGATGTCTTTGCCGATATGGAGCCCCACTCCATCGTGGAGGAAGCGCTGGAGGATCTGTCCAACGCGCCCGACTATCTGTTCGATTCGGTCCACACGGTGGAGATGGACCGCTGGCACAAGGGCCGCGTGGTGCTGGTGGGGGACAGCGCATGGTGCCTCACGCTGTTTTCCGGCATGGGCGCGACAGCCGGGTTGATGGGCGGGCAGCAACTGGGTGAAGCCCTTGCCGCTCAGAACGGCAATGTGCCCGCCGCGCTGAAAAGTTGGGAAGGGGCTTGCGCCCCTACATTGAAAAACAGCGCAAGACCGTGTGGCTCAAATCGCAGATGTTCGTGCCATCGAACGGGTTTTTCTTCGTCCTGCGCCGACTGGTCTTGCGCTTCGGCGGGCGTTATCTCGCGAAGCTTTCAGCAGTGCATCAGTCGCCGGTAG
- a CDS encoding TetR/AcrR family transcriptional regulator — MTKTKRDSYHHGDLRSALISAAEEIIAAEGVEGFTLRKAARKAGVSPGAPTHHFGSMAGLLTQVARRSYEALAKQLAGAAEGLEGNAALRALTAVYVRFARDNTGRFRLMGRTDLIELEDDDLRAAVYRAMRPLAAAAAGTRGLGVPTPEFERLDPRLIAAIAPAHGLAHLATEGRLAATMRSGEVDAQAQDALVDEVLRALWP; from the coding sequence ATGACCAAGACGAAACGCGACAGCTATCATCATGGCGACCTGCGCAGCGCGCTGATTTCCGCCGCGGAAGAGATCATCGCCGCAGAAGGCGTGGAAGGCTTCACGCTGCGCAAGGCAGCGCGCAAGGCGGGCGTATCCCCCGGCGCGCCAACGCATCATTTCGGCAGCATGGCGGGCTTGCTGACGCAGGTGGCGCGGCGCAGTTACGAGGCACTGGCCAAGCAACTGGCAGGCGCGGCAGAGGGGCTGGAAGGCAACGCGGCGCTGCGCGCGCTGACCGCCGTCTATGTTAGGTTCGCGCGCGACAACACGGGCCGTTTCCGCCTGATGGGCCGCACCGACTTGATCGAATTGGAGGACGATGACCTGCGGGCTGCGGTCTATCGGGCGATGCGCCCGCTCGCCGCCGCCGCTGCCGGAACACGCGGCCTCGGCGTGCCGACCCCCGAGTTCGAGCGACTGGATCCGCGCCTGATCGCCGCCATCGCCCCCGCGCACGGACTGGCGCATCTGGCCACCGAAGGACGGCTGGCCGCGACAATGCGGTCGGGAGAGGTGGACGCGCAGGCGCAAGACGCGTTGGTGGACGAGGTTTTGCGCGCGCTGTGGCCTTGA
- a CDS encoding mechanosensitive ion channel family protein has product MRKILAFFHALLATVLLTCGVAAFAATSILPSSGDAAEAQVAMDPFGRETPRSTVTNLLGVLASEDPGALDPYLDLPAGMDRAEVVPRLRAALDAGGTLATYQELANEPNGRLDDGLGPTREQVGTLAGGEIPILLTQSSGTDGPAIWRLSAETLQALPDIEPQAIPEEEAIVAGAPALDWVKLLGLLVAVFIATRLLAALVLLGLRQVLSRDGAVYRVLDAALPPLALVVTIVGFRLWSDAAPISIVARQVVLRYLGIAAWIVFLWFLFRLVDALARWLSLRMTRRARYQSASVIVFARRVIKAGLLVLGALGILDTLGFDVTAGVAALGIGGLVLALGAQKTVENLVGTVSVLADRPVQVGDVCKVGDVLGTIEDIGMRSTRIRTLERTVVTIPNGDFSSRQIENYTKRERFLFNETIGLEYALDAAKLREGIGLIAEALAQNEHIAPEPRRATLRYFATDSLAIETFAYIMTADFDESLRIRNDLMLDIYERLEQAGIGFAFPTQTLYLRKDETGQG; this is encoded by the coding sequence ATGCGTAAGATCCTCGCCTTTTTCCACGCTTTGCTGGCAACCGTACTGCTCACTTGCGGCGTCGCAGCTTTCGCCGCGACGTCGATTCTTCCGTCGTCCGGGGACGCCGCCGAGGCGCAGGTGGCGATGGATCCCTTCGGGCGGGAAACGCCGCGATCGACCGTGACCAATCTGCTGGGCGTGCTGGCGAGCGAAGATCCTGGTGCCCTCGATCCCTATCTCGACCTGCCTGCCGGTATGGATCGTGCAGAGGTCGTGCCGCGCCTGCGCGCTGCGCTCGATGCGGGCGGGACGCTCGCCACCTATCAGGAACTGGCCAACGAGCCCAACGGGCGGCTCGACGATGGCCTCGGCCCGACACGCGAACAGGTCGGGACACTCGCCGGGGGCGAGATACCCATCCTGCTGACACAGAGCAGCGGCACGGACGGGCCTGCCATCTGGCGGCTGTCGGCGGAAACGCTACAGGCGCTCCCGGATATCGAACCGCAGGCGATCCCGGAAGAAGAGGCTATCGTCGCCGGTGCCCCTGCGCTGGATTGGGTCAAGCTGCTGGGACTATTGGTCGCCGTCTTCATCGCGACCCGGTTGCTGGCCGCGCTGGTCCTGCTCGGTCTGCGGCAGGTCCTCTCGCGCGATGGGGCGGTGTACCGGGTCCTCGATGCCGCCCTGCCGCCGCTGGCGCTGGTTGTCACCATCGTCGGTTTCCGGCTGTGGTCGGACGCTGCGCCGATCTCGATCGTCGCGCGTCAGGTCGTGCTGCGCTATCTCGGCATTGCAGCGTGGATCGTGTTCCTGTGGTTCCTGTTCCGCCTGGTCGATGCGCTCGCCCGGTGGCTGTCGCTGCGCATGACGCGGCGCGCGCGGTACCAGAGCGCGTCTGTCATCGTCTTTGCCCGCCGGGTTATCAAGGCCGGACTGTTGGTCCTGGGGGCGCTCGGCATCCTCGACACGCTCGGCTTCGATGTCACCGCTGGTGTGGCGGCGCTCGGCATCGGCGGTCTGGTCTTGGCGCTGGGTGCACAGAAGACGGTCGAGAACCTGGTCGGCACCGTATCCGTGCTGGCCGACCGGCCGGTGCAGGTCGGGGATGTGTGCAAGGTCGGCGATGTGCTCGGCACGATCGAGGATATCGGGATGCGGTCGACCCGGATCAGGACGCTGGAACGAACCGTCGTCACGATCCCCAATGGCGATTTTTCCTCACGCCAGATCGAAAACTATACCAAGCGCGAACGTTTCCTCTTCAACGAGACGATCGGCCTCGAATACGCCTTGGATGCGGCCAAGCTGCGTGAAGGGATTGGCCTGATAGCAGAGGCGCTCGCACAGAACGAGCACATCGCCCCGGAGCCGCGCCGGGCGACATTACGTTATTTTGCAACGGACTCGCTGGCGATCGAAACCTTTGCCTACATCATGACCGCCGATTTCGACGAAAGCCTGAGAATCCGCAACGATCTCATGCTCGACATCTACGAGCGATTGGAACAGGCAGGCATCGGGTTCGCCTTCCCGACACAGACCCTTTACCTGCGCAAGGACGAAACCGGGCAAGGGTGA
- a CDS encoding TetR/AcrR family transcriptional regulator, with the protein MSGENTTKSRRQSQAETRAKLIESAERLMIAHSIPALSVRQLCADAGFTQGAFYSNFESKELLLLEVMEGHLAEQRDRLEDLAASIPEADIDQAMQTLAAWLADIPDRQAWAALALELQLYAFRNPEFRAQYKAAEARVTAQFRVLIEGLAAQFGQPLRLPADVITETLLILWHTAVLRSGDGTQPEESYVKVFRQIMFGEPSAG; encoded by the coding sequence ATGAGCGGCGAAAACACCACCAAATCGCGTCGGCAAAGCCAGGCGGAAACACGCGCCAAGCTGATCGAATCGGCCGAGCGGCTGATGATCGCCCATTCCATCCCGGCACTTTCCGTGCGCCAGCTCTGCGCCGACGCCGGATTTACGCAAGGCGCCTTTTATTCGAACTTCGAGAGCAAGGAGTTGCTGCTGCTCGAAGTCATGGAAGGTCACTTGGCCGAACAGCGGGACCGACTGGAAGACCTCGCCGCCTCGATCCCGGAAGCCGATATCGACCAGGCCATGCAAACGCTTGCTGCGTGGCTAGCCGACATCCCCGATCGCCAGGCCTGGGCGGCGCTGGCGCTGGAATTGCAGCTCTATGCCTTTCGCAACCCGGAATTCCGCGCGCAGTACAAGGCTGCGGAGGCGCGTGTAACGGCCCAGTTCCGGGTTCTGATCGAAGGCCTGGCCGCCCAGTTTGGGCAGCCACTCCGCTTGCCCGCCGATGTCATCACCGAAACCTTGCTCATACTCTGGCATACCGCGGTCTTGCGATCGGGCGACGGCACCCAGCCGGAAGAAAGTTACGTGAAGGTCTTCAGGCAGATCATGTTCGGCGAACCGTCAGCCGGATAG
- a CDS encoding catalase family protein, with product MQPIRFTPDVEQVDPDEQRLTREIVEQMNATARNAFERHRHAHRDAHAKSHAILKGSMTVHDGLSAELAQGIFASPKTYEVVARLSSAPGDIHSDEVPAPRGFAIKVIGVPGDRLSPDIGGENQDFLMVNFPVLAFGTIPKYKQMLGLLEKNAHAPDFFQRLVAGVARGAKDAVEAVGKVPSATLEGLARDNNHPLGETYHTQAAVRFGDHVAKLSLAPKSQSVRDLTGRDLEDVQYSTMRDVIGDFFRANGTEYELRAQLGTDLETMPVEDAAVLWEEEKSPHRAIATLRFDSQDPYSPPRQVFGDDVLSFNPWNGVEAHRPLGGIMRIRRAAYERSSTYRHAQNDRPRTEPQALSDIPD from the coding sequence ATGCAGCCCATACGGTTCACCCCTGATGTCGAGCAAGTCGATCCCGACGAACAGCGGCTGACGCGCGAGATCGTCGAACAGATGAATGCGACGGCGCGCAACGCGTTCGAACGGCATCGGCACGCCCATCGCGATGCCCATGCGAAATCGCACGCGATCCTTAAGGGTAGCATGACCGTGCACGACGGTCTGTCGGCTGAGCTTGCGCAGGGCATCTTCGCTTCTCCGAAGACCTACGAGGTCGTCGCGCGGCTTTCGTCCGCGCCGGGCGATATCCATTCGGACGAGGTTCCGGCCCCGCGCGGTTTCGCGATCAAGGTGATCGGCGTTCCGGGTGACCGGCTTTCGCCCGACATCGGTGGCGAGAACCAGGATTTCCTGATGGTGAATTTCCCGGTGCTCGCCTTCGGCACGATCCCGAAATACAAGCAGATGCTGGGTCTGCTCGAAAAGAACGCGCATGCGCCCGATTTCTTCCAACGCCTCGTTGCCGGCGTGGCGCGCGGCGCGAAGGATGCGGTGGAAGCGGTGGGCAAGGTGCCGAGCGCGACGCTCGAAGGGTTGGCGCGCGACAACAATCATCCTCTCGGCGAAACCTATCATACGCAGGCTGCTGTCCGGTTCGGCGACCATGTCGCCAAACTGTCGCTCGCCCCGAAATCCCAATCCGTGCGCGATTTGACCGGTCGGGATCTCGAAGACGTCCAATATTCGACCATGCGCGACGTAATCGGCGATTTTTTCCGCGCGAACGGCACCGAATATGAATTGCGCGCGCAGCTCGGCACCGATCTCGAAACGATGCCGGTGGAAGATGCTGCCGTGTTGTGGGAAGAGGAAAAGTCTCCCCATCGTGCCATCGCCACGCTGCGCTTCGACAGCCAGGACCCCTACAGCCCGCCACGCCAGGTTTTCGGCGACGATGTGCTGTCGTTCAATCCATGGAACGGCGTCGAGGCGCATCGCCCGCTGGGCGGCATCATGCGCATTCGCCGCGCGGCCTACGAACGGTCCAGCACCTATCGTCACGCCCAGAACGATCGCCCGCGCACAGAGCCGCAGGCCCTGTCCGACATTCCCGATTGA